In Pseudomonas oryzicola, one DNA window encodes the following:
- a CDS encoding mechanosensitive ion channel family protein: MLAFIQSSPLMLGTALILLDLVLWQLIPLQHRAWRIGVRLGIFLLFSLVLVAAGMSPLQPPPWADDVSRNLLATVLAIGWWLFGARTVTVVFGLLLVARGSHGGRLLQDVLGALIFLAAVVAAAGYVLQLPVKGLLATSGVMAIVIGLALQSTLADVFSGIILNTTRPYQIGDSISIDGTEGKVLEIDWRATRLLTGSGSLAVIPNSVAAKARLLNHSRPADVHGVSISVVVPAKVRPKRVFDALEKALQGVSAILATPKPKVAVKASTLESVEYEASGFVADAGVKGDARNQLFDLAHRHLEASGVMWNVDLAMPPRSRQREVLDEVRVFRSLTDEERDALSQRMTAVEYLADQVILGVGEHSEHLLVIGSGVVSASIRDGDRLVEAGRMGPGEVLGVEGIIDEDDSFAEFRTLTSCVLYRIDKEQVKSCLVQRGEVQAALGKLQRFRRQSRESLLLQKPASIKKGGFLSWLHK, translated from the coding sequence ATGCTGGCGTTCATCCAGTCCTCCCCGTTGATGCTTGGCACCGCACTGATCCTGCTCGACCTGGTGCTCTGGCAGCTGATCCCCCTCCAGCACCGAGCCTGGCGCATCGGCGTACGGCTGGGGATCTTCCTGCTGTTCAGCCTGGTGCTGGTGGCCGCCGGCATGAGCCCGCTGCAACCGCCACCCTGGGCCGACGATGTCTCACGCAACCTGTTGGCCACGGTATTGGCCATCGGCTGGTGGCTGTTCGGCGCGCGTACGGTGACGGTGGTGTTCGGCCTGTTGCTGGTGGCCCGTGGCAGCCATGGGGGGCGCTTGCTGCAGGACGTGCTGGGGGCGTTGATCTTCCTTGCCGCCGTGGTCGCCGCAGCGGGCTATGTGCTGCAGCTGCCGGTGAAGGGCCTGCTGGCCACCTCCGGGGTGATGGCCATCGTCATCGGCCTGGCGCTGCAAAGCACGCTGGCCGACGTGTTCAGCGGCATCATCCTGAACACCACGCGGCCCTACCAGATTGGCGATTCGATCTCGATTGACGGCACCGAAGGCAAGGTGCTGGAAATCGACTGGCGTGCTACCCGCCTGCTCACCGGCAGCGGGAGCCTGGCGGTGATCCCCAACTCGGTGGCAGCCAAGGCGCGGCTGCTCAACCACAGCCGTCCGGCCGACGTACATGGCGTATCGATCAGCGTGGTGGTGCCGGCCAAGGTGCGCCCCAAGCGCGTGTTCGATGCGCTGGAAAAGGCCTTGCAAGGCGTCAGCGCCATTCTTGCCACACCAAAACCCAAGGTCGCGGTGAAGGCGTCGACGTTGGAGTCAGTAGAGTACGAGGCCAGCGGCTTCGTAGCCGACGCAGGCGTCAAGGGGGATGCGCGCAATCAGCTGTTCGACCTGGCGCACCGGCACCTGGAGGCCAGCGGGGTAATGTGGAACGTTGACCTGGCCATGCCGCCACGCAGCCGCCAGCGCGAGGTGCTGGACGAAGTGCGGGTATTCCGCTCGCTGACCGATGAAGAACGCGATGCCCTGAGCCAGCGCATGACGGCGGTGGAATACCTGGCGGACCAGGTCATCCTGGGTGTGGGCGAGCATTCCGAGCACCTGCTGGTGATTGGCAGCGGCGTGGTGTCGGCGTCGATCCGCGATGGCGACAGGCTGGTGGAGGCCGGGCGCATGGGGCCGGGTGAGGTGCTGGGGGTCGAGGGCATCATCGATGAGGACGACTCGTTTGCCGAGTTCCGCACGTTGACCAGTTGCGTGCTGTATCGAATCGACAAGGAACAGGTTAAAAGCTGCCTGGTGCAACGTGGCGAGGTGCAGGCAGCGCTTGGCAAGTTGCAGCGGTTCAGGCGGCAGAGCCGGGAGTCGCTGCTGCTGCAGAAGCCGGCTTCAATCAAGAAGGGCGGCTTCCTCAGCTGGTTGCACAAGTAA
- the ycaC gene encoding isochorismate family cysteine hydrolase YcaC, whose protein sequence is MTNFKYNRLNKDDAAVLLVDHQAGLLSLVRDIEPDAFKNNVLALADLAKFFNLPTILTTSFEQGPNGPLVPELKALFPDAPYIARPGQINAWDNEDFVKAVKATGKKQLIIAGVVTEVCVAFPALSALEEEFDVFVVTDASGTFNAMTRDAAHDRMSQAGAQLMTWFGVACELHRDWRNDIEGLAALCSNHIPDYRNLMTSYNAFNANK, encoded by the coding sequence ATGACCAACTTCAAATACAACCGCCTGAACAAAGACGACGCCGCTGTCCTGCTGGTCGACCACCAGGCTGGTCTGCTGTCGCTGGTGCGTGACATCGAGCCGGATGCGTTCAAGAACAACGTGCTGGCGCTGGCCGACCTGGCCAAGTTCTTCAACCTGCCGACCATCCTCACCACCAGCTTCGAGCAAGGCCCCAACGGCCCACTGGTACCCGAGCTGAAAGCGCTGTTCCCGGACGCCCCGTACATCGCCCGCCCCGGCCAGATCAACGCCTGGGACAACGAAGACTTCGTCAAGGCAGTGAAGGCCACCGGCAAGAAGCAGCTGATCATCGCCGGTGTGGTGACCGAGGTCTGCGTAGCCTTCCCGGCGCTGTCGGCCCTGGAAGAAGAGTTCGACGTGTTCGTGGTGACCGATGCCTCCGGCACCTTCAATGCCATGACCCGCGACGCCGCGCATGACCGCATGAGCCAGGCCGGTGCGCAGCTGATGACCTGGTTCGGCGTGGCCTGTGAACTGCACCGCGACTGGCGCAACGACATCGAAGGCCTGGCGGCGCTGTGCTCCAACCACATCCCGGACTACCGCAACCTGATGACCAGCTACAACGCGTTCAACGCCAACAAGTAA
- a CDS encoding antibiotic biosynthesis monooxygenase: MNTAFQDNRNVVTLVIQHKVRAASLAAYEAWLKRTVSAARRQPGHLDVNVIRPDDGGLHFTTVVRFADASLLQAWVNSAERQALVNEVLPLLEGGDHTQVHDDPEFWFTPPSTRAAQPPRWKQALLTYLVICPMTLVIPHLLAPLFARFPQLGGAITGNLISNLFVILPVVFYIMPWVTRRCANWLRG; encoded by the coding sequence ATGAACACCGCATTCCAAGACAACCGCAACGTGGTGACCCTGGTCATCCAGCACAAGGTCCGCGCCGCGTCGCTGGCCGCCTACGAAGCCTGGCTCAAGCGCACGGTCAGCGCTGCACGCCGGCAGCCGGGGCACCTGGACGTCAATGTCATCCGCCCCGACGACGGCGGGCTGCACTTCACCACCGTGGTGCGCTTTGCCGACGCCAGCCTGTTGCAGGCCTGGGTCAACTCGGCCGAGCGCCAGGCACTGGTCAACGAAGTGTTGCCGTTGCTCGAAGGGGGCGACCACACCCAGGTACATGACGACCCGGAGTTCTGGTTCACCCCGCCGAGCACCCGCGCAGCACAACCGCCGCGCTGGAAGCAGGCGCTGCTGACCTACCTGGTGATCTGCCCGATGACCCTGGTCATTCCGCATCTGCTGGCGCCGTTGTTCGCGCGCTTTCCGCAGTTGGGTGGCGCAATCACCGGCAACCTGATCAGCAACCTGTTCGTCATCCTGCCCGTGGTGTTCTACATCATGCCTTGGGTAACCCGTCGCTGCGCCAACTGGCTGCGCGGCTAA
- a CDS encoding alpha/beta fold hydrolase, protein MSTFVTRDGTSIYYKDWGSGKPVLFSHGWPLDADMWDSQMEFLASRGYRAIAFDRRGFGRSSQPWNGYDYDTFADDIAQLIQHLDLRDVTLVGFSMGGGDVSRYIARHGSERVAGLVLLGAVTPVFGKRDDNPQGVDLSVFEGIRAGLRADRAQFIADFATPFYGLNHGQQVSQGVQTQTLNIALMASIKGTLDCVTAFAETDFRPDMAKVDVPTLVIHGDDDQIVPFESTGKQAAELIRGAELKVYAGAPHGFAVTHAQQLNEDLLAFLQK, encoded by the coding sequence ATGAGCACGTTCGTTACCCGCGATGGCACTTCGATCTATTACAAGGACTGGGGCAGCGGCAAGCCTGTGCTGTTCAGCCACGGCTGGCCGCTGGATGCCGACATGTGGGATTCGCAGATGGAATTCCTGGCCAGCCGCGGTTACCGCGCCATCGCCTTCGATCGCCGTGGCTTTGGCCGTTCGAGCCAACCGTGGAACGGCTACGACTACGACACGTTTGCCGACGATATCGCCCAGCTGATCCAGCACCTCGACCTGCGCGACGTGACCCTGGTGGGCTTCTCGATGGGGGGTGGCGATGTCAGCCGCTACATCGCCCGTCACGGTAGCGAGCGTGTGGCTGGCCTGGTCTTGCTGGGTGCAGTGACGCCGGTCTTCGGCAAGCGTGACGACAACCCGCAGGGTGTCGACCTGTCGGTGTTCGAAGGTATCCGCGCCGGTCTGCGTGCCGATCGGGCACAGTTCATCGCCGATTTCGCCACGCCGTTCTATGGCCTGAACCATGGGCAGCAGGTGTCCCAGGGCGTGCAGACGCAAACCTTGAACATCGCCCTGATGGCGTCGATCAAGGGCACCCTGGACTGCGTGACGGCGTTTGCCGAGACCGACTTCCGCCCGGACATGGCCAAGGTCGATGTGCCGACCCTGGTGATCCATGGCGACGACGACCAGATCGTGCCGTTCGAGAGCACCGGCAAGCAGGCGGCGGAGTTGATTCGTGGGGCTGAACTGAAGGTGTATGCCGGGGCGCCGCACGGGTTTGCCGTGACGCATGCGCAGCAGCTGAACGAGGACCTGTTGGCGTTCCTGCAGAAGTAA
- a CDS encoding amidohydrolase — protein MTADLILFNGKLHTVDREKPTATAVAIKDGRFIAVGNDAEAMAHKGASTQIIDLKQRTVIPGLNDSHLHLIRGGLNYNLELRWEGVPSVADALRMLKDQAARTPTPQWVRVVGGWNEFQFAEKRMPTLEEINQAAPDTPVFLLHLYDRALLNRAALKAVGYTKDTPNPPGGEIQRDKFGNPTGMLIARPNAMILYATLAKGPKLPLEYQVNSTRQFMRELNRLGLTSAIDAGGGYQNYPDDYQVIQQLADNNQLTVRIAYNLFTQKPKEELDDFRKWTSSVKLHSGTDFLRHNGAGEMLVFSAADFEDFLEPRPDLPQTMEQELEPVVRHLVEQRWPFRLHATYNESITRMLDVFEKVNRDIPFNGLPWFFDHAETITPQNIERVRALGGGIAIQDRMAFQGEYFVDRYGAKAAEQTPPIKRMLDMGVPVGAGTDATRVSSYNPWTSLYWLVSGKTVGGMELYPEGLSRDTALQLFTQGSAWFSSEQGKKGQIKVGQLADLAALSLDFFSVDEEAIKGIESVLTVVDGKVVYGAAEFDKLGPPQVPVLPEWSPVTKVPGHWRVGTPSLAAMAHQCVGPCGVHAHSHEKARHSSVPVNDFQGFWGALGCSCFAF, from the coding sequence ATGACCGCCGACCTGATTCTGTTCAACGGCAAACTGCACACCGTTGATCGTGAAAAACCCACCGCGACCGCCGTCGCCATCAAGGATGGCCGCTTCATCGCCGTGGGTAACGACGCCGAGGCCATGGCCCACAAGGGCGCCTCCACGCAAATCATCGACCTCAAGCAACGCACGGTCATCCCGGGCCTGAATGACTCGCACCTGCACCTGATTCGTGGCGGCCTGAACTACAACCTGGAGCTGCGCTGGGAAGGCGTACCCTCGGTGGCCGATGCCCTGCGCATGCTCAAGGACCAGGCCGCGCGCACGCCCACCCCGCAGTGGGTGCGCGTGGTCGGTGGCTGGAACGAATTCCAGTTCGCCGAAAAACGCATGCCCACCCTGGAGGAAATCAACCAGGCCGCACCGGACACGCCGGTGTTCCTGCTGCACCTGTATGACCGCGCGTTGCTCAACCGCGCTGCGCTGAAGGCCGTCGGCTACACCAAGGACACCCCCAACCCGCCGGGTGGCGAGATCCAGCGCGACAAGTTCGGCAACCCGACCGGCATGCTGATCGCTCGCCCCAACGCGATGATCCTGTACGCCACCCTGGCCAAGGGGCCGAAGTTGCCGCTGGAGTACCAGGTCAACTCCACCCGCCAGTTCATGCGCGAACTCAACCGCCTGGGCCTGACCAGTGCCATCGATGCTGGCGGTGGCTACCAGAACTACCCGGACGACTATCAGGTGATTCAGCAGCTCGCTGACAACAACCAGTTGACCGTGCGCATCGCCTACAACCTGTTCACGCAAAAGCCCAAGGAAGAGCTGGACGACTTCCGTAAATGGACCTCCAGCGTCAAGCTGCACAGCGGCACCGATTTCCTGCGCCACAACGGCGCCGGCGAAATGCTGGTGTTCTCCGCCGCCGACTTCGAGGACTTCCTCGAGCCGCGCCCGGACCTGCCGCAGACCATGGAGCAAGAGCTGGAGCCGGTGGTGCGCCACCTGGTCGAGCAGCGCTGGCCATTCCGCCTGCACGCCACCTACAACGAATCGATCACGCGCATGCTCGACGTGTTCGAGAAGGTCAACCGCGACATCCCGTTCAACGGCCTGCCGTGGTTCTTCGACCACGCCGAGACCATCACCCCGCAGAACATCGAACGCGTGCGTGCGTTGGGCGGCGGTATCGCCATCCAGGACCGCATGGCCTTCCAGGGTGAGTACTTCGTCGACCGCTACGGCGCCAAGGCTGCCGAGCAGACCCCGCCGATCAAGCGCATGCTCGACATGGGCGTGCCGGTGGGTGCCGGTACCGACGCTACTCGCGTGTCCAGCTACAACCCATGGACCTCGCTGTACTGGCTGGTCAGCGGCAAGACCGTCGGCGGCATGGAGCTGTACCCGGAAGGCCTCAGCCGCGATACCGCATTGCAGCTGTTCACCCAGGGCAGCGCCTGGTTCTCCAGCGAGCAGGGCAAGAAGGGGCAGATCAAGGTGGGCCAGCTGGCCGACCTGGCGGCACTGTCGCTGGACTTCTTCAGCGTCGACGAAGAAGCGATCAAGGGCATCGAGTCGGTGCTGACCGTGGTCGATGGCAAGGTGGTGTACGGTGCAGCGGAATTCGACAAGCTCGGCCCACCACAGGTGCCGGTGCTGCCGGAGTGGTCGCCGGTGACCAAGGTGCCGGGCCACTGGCGCGTGGGTACGCCATCGCTTGCGGCAATGGCGCACCAGTGTGTCGGGCCTTGCGGGGTGCATGCGCACAGCCATGAGAAGGCACGGCATTCGAGTGTGCCGGTGAATGACTTCCAGGGGTTCTGGGGGGCGCTGGGTTGTTCGTGCTTTGCTTTCTAA
- a CDS encoding MFS transporter codes for MSTSPAGAWSPLRNTTFRMLWIATIASNIGTWMHEVGAGWLMTTLSASPLHVALIQVAGSLPMFFLALPAGAAADIVDKRRYLLLVQLWMSSVAVVLAALTLLGLMNVTLLLVLTLALGIGTALMMPAWSALTPELVGKDDLANAVALSSVGINVSRAIGPALAGVVVSMVGPWLTFALNAISFAGVILVLFLWKREVKEPLLPAERFVGAMRTGLRFARSAKPLQAVMLRALAFFFCASAGTSLLPLIVRGEMQGTAADFGLLLAAIGIGAVAGATLLPRLRERISRDRLVLLASLLYALFLLALALVRNFYVLLPAMLLSGTAWIAVLSNLQVAAQTSVPAWVRARALSVYILIFFGAMSAGGLLWGTLASHASITLSLLLAAGGLALGTLLTCKVTLPETAAEELTPSLHWPVPLLSDDMDKESGPVMVTVEYHIDPAKAEAFQQAARELEAMRKRNGALSWGLMRDSADPALWLEFFFEESWLEHLRHHHRVTRGELKIEARVRMLQTDGVEVKIRHLLAGGEHKAHH; via the coding sequence ATGAGCACTTCCCCTGCTGGCGCCTGGAGCCCGTTGCGCAACACCACCTTCCGCATGCTGTGGATCGCCACCATCGCTTCCAACATCGGCACCTGGATGCATGAGGTGGGCGCCGGCTGGCTGATGACCACGCTGTCGGCCAGTCCGTTGCACGTGGCCCTGATCCAGGTAGCCGGCTCGCTACCAATGTTCTTCCTTGCCCTGCCGGCCGGCGCGGCGGCGGATATCGTCGACAAGCGCCGCTACCTGTTGCTGGTGCAACTGTGGATGTCTTCGGTGGCCGTGGTGCTGGCGGCCCTGACCCTGCTCGGGCTGATGAACGTCACCCTGCTGCTGGTGCTTACCCTGGCGTTGGGCATCGGCACGGCACTGATGATGCCGGCCTGGAGCGCGCTGACACCGGAGCTGGTAGGCAAGGACGACCTGGCCAACGCGGTGGCGCTTTCCAGTGTCGGTATCAATGTGTCGCGCGCCATCGGCCCGGCATTGGCGGGGGTGGTGGTGAGCATGGTCGGCCCATGGCTGACCTTTGCCCTGAATGCCATCTCGTTCGCCGGGGTGATCCTGGTGTTGTTCCTGTGGAAACGCGAGGTGAAGGAGCCACTGCTGCCGGCCGAGCGTTTCGTTGGAGCCATGCGCACCGGGCTGCGTTTCGCGCGTAGTGCCAAGCCGTTGCAGGCGGTGATGCTGCGTGCGCTGGCATTCTTTTTCTGCGCCAGTGCCGGTACTTCGCTGCTGCCGCTGATCGTGCGTGGCGAGATGCAGGGTACCGCCGCCGATTTCGGCCTGCTGCTGGCAGCCATCGGCATCGGCGCGGTGGCCGGCGCCACCTTGCTGCCACGCCTGCGCGAACGCATCAGCCGCGACCGCCTGGTGCTGCTGGCCAGCCTGCTGTATGCCCTGTTCCTGCTGGCCCTGGCGCTGGTGCGCAACTTTTATGTGCTACTGCCGGCGATGCTGCTCAGCGGCACGGCGTGGATCGCGGTGCTGTCCAACCTGCAAGTGGCGGCGCAGACCTCGGTACCGGCCTGGGTGCGGGCGCGGGCGTTGTCGGTGTACATCCTGATCTTCTTCGGTGCCATGTCCGCCGGCGGGCTGCTGTGGGGCACGCTGGCCAGCCATGCATCGATCACCCTGAGCCTGCTGCTGGCCGCAGGTGGCCTGGCACTGGGCACGCTGCTGACCTGCAAGGTGACGCTGCCGGAAACCGCAGCCGAGGAGCTGACGCCGTCACTGCATTGGCCGGTGCCGCTGCTGAGCGACGACATGGACAAGGAAAGCGGGCCGGTGATGGTCACCGTGGAATACCACATCGACCCGGCCAAGGCCGAGGCTTTCCAGCAGGCAGCGCGGGAGCTGGAGGCGATGCGCAAGCGCAATGGCGCGTTGTCGTGGGGGTTGATGCGCGACAGTGCGGACCCGGCGTTGTGGCTGGAGTTCTTCTTCGAGGAATCGTGGCTGGAGCATTTGAGGCATCACCACCGGGTAACCCGGGGTGAGCTGAAGATCGAGGCCAGGGTGCGGATGCTGCAGACCGATGGGGTGGAAGTGAAGATTAGGCATCTGTTGGCGGGTGGGGAGCACAAGGCTCACCATTGA
- a CDS encoding OprD family porin, which translates to MIRANPGPGRALLASLALCPLLSQADEAGWSLVSRNYFLHSDFRSPSGSGQNYRQEWAQGFIGDIRSVFTEGTLGVGIDAHGFLGFKLDGGRGHAGTGLLPRDSDGRAESEYSSAGAALKLRLGDTQLRYGELTVETPVFDTADKRLHPEYATGWLLENSSLPDWRLQAGRFTAFNNQDNSATQDDFSGYGASTDNRAISLAGATFAPPGPFGAALYAGQLQDTWRQAYLNLNLAEGDWRLDGNLYKTRDTGNASAGAIDTLAYSLLAKYSFGAHGLSLAYQKVEGDTPFDFIGGDSIYLANSIKYADFNGPGERSWQMRYDLDFATLGVPGLSLMGRYVSGRGIDGSHAPARGAYVGQYGEGGKHWERDIDLKYVVQSGAAKDLSLSFSHVSHRANQAQAGDDIDRLYLIIEYPLKGSF; encoded by the coding sequence ATGATCCGCGCCAACCCCGGACCAGGCCGCGCCCTGCTCGCCTCCCTCGCCCTCTGCCCGCTGCTCAGCCAGGCCGATGAAGCCGGCTGGTCGCTGGTCAGCCGCAACTATTTCCTGCACAGCGACTTCCGCTCCCCCTCCGGCAGTGGCCAGAACTATCGCCAGGAATGGGCCCAGGGCTTCATCGGCGACATCCGTTCCGTCTTCACCGAGGGTACGCTCGGCGTCGGTATCGATGCCCACGGTTTTCTCGGCTTCAAGCTCGACGGCGGTCGCGGCCATGCCGGTACCGGCCTGCTGCCGCGCGACAGCGATGGCCGCGCCGAGTCCGAATATTCCAGTGCCGGTGCCGCACTCAAACTGCGCCTGGGCGACACCCAGCTGCGCTATGGCGAGCTGACCGTGGAAACCCCGGTGTTCGATACCGCCGACAAACGCCTGCACCCCGAATACGCCACCGGCTGGTTGCTGGAAAACAGCAGCCTGCCCGACTGGCGCCTGCAGGCCGGGCGCTTCACCGCGTTCAACAATCAGGACAACAGCGCTACCCAGGATGATTTCAGCGGCTACGGCGCCAGCACCGACAACCGCGCCATCAGCCTGGCCGGCGCCACCTTCGCGCCCCCAGGCCCATTCGGCGCTGCGCTGTACGCCGGGCAACTGCAGGACACCTGGCGCCAGGCCTATCTCAACCTTAACCTTGCCGAGGGTGACTGGCGCCTGGACGGTAACCTGTACAAGACCCGCGACACCGGCAACGCCAGTGCCGGGGCGATCGACACCCTCGCCTACAGCTTGCTGGCCAAATACAGCTTCGGCGCCCACGGGCTGAGCCTGGCCTATCAGAAGGTCGAAGGCGATACTCCGTTCGACTTCATCGGTGGCGACTCCATCTACCTGGCCAACTCGATCAAGTACGCCGACTTCAACGGCCCCGGCGAACGCTCATGGCAAATGCGCTATGACCTCGATTTCGCCACCCTCGGCGTCCCCGGCCTGAGCCTGATGGGCCGCTACGTCAGCGGCCGCGGCATCGACGGCAGCCACGCCCCGGCGCGCGGCGCCTACGTAGGCCAGTATGGCGAGGGCGGCAAACACTGGGAGCGCGACATCGACCTTAAATACGTGGTGCAGTCGGGCGCCGCCAAGGACCTGAGCCTGTCGTTTTCCCATGTCAGCCACCGCGCCAACCAGGCCCAGGCCGGCGATGACATCGATCGCCTCTACCTGATCATCGAATACCCACTCAAAGGCAGCTTCTGA
- a CDS encoding LysR substrate-binding domain-containing protein, which yields MEDLNSLYYFTQVVEHGGFAPAGRALDMPKSKLSRRIADLEERLGVRLLHRTSRHCSLTEIGQAYYNRCLAMRVEAEGAAEIIERNRSEPRGLVRISCPTTLLNSWVGPMLTRYMLKYPQVELFIESTNRRVDLLHEGFDVALRVRFPPLENTDMVMKVLSNSTQCLVGQPQYLEQLPKGFDPQLLGTLPSLHWGSAQREYHWELFQGEDTSRSIVIPHTPRMVTDDLFALRHFVVAGVGIAHLPRVAVREDLAAGRLVELLPGWHPRCGIVHAIFPSRRGLLPSVRALIDHLAEEFAISDMA from the coding sequence TTGGAAGACCTTAACTCCCTCTACTACTTCACCCAGGTAGTCGAGCACGGCGGTTTCGCCCCGGCCGGGCGGGCGCTGGACATGCCCAAGTCAAAGCTCAGCCGGCGCATCGCCGACCTTGAAGAGCGCCTGGGCGTGCGCCTGCTGCACCGCACCAGCCGCCATTGTTCGCTCACCGAGATCGGCCAGGCCTACTACAACCGCTGCCTGGCCATGCGCGTGGAAGCCGAGGGCGCGGCGGAGATCATCGAACGCAACCGCAGCGAACCGCGCGGCCTGGTACGCATCAGCTGCCCGACGACCCTGCTCAACTCCTGGGTCGGGCCGATGCTCACCCGCTACATGCTCAAGTACCCGCAGGTGGAACTGTTCATCGAGAGCACCAACCGCCGCGTCGACCTGCTGCACGAGGGTTTCGACGTCGCCCTGCGGGTGCGCTTCCCACCGCTGGAAAACACCGACATGGTGATGAAGGTGCTGAGCAACAGTACCCAATGCCTGGTCGGCCAGCCGCAGTATCTGGAGCAACTGCCCAAGGGCTTCGACCCACAGCTGCTCGGCACGCTGCCCAGCCTGCACTGGGGCAGCGCCCAGCGGGAATATCACTGGGAGCTGTTCCAGGGCGAGGACACCAGCCGCAGCATCGTCATCCCGCATACGCCGCGCATGGTCACCGATGACCTGTTCGCACTGCGTCATTTTGTGGTCGCCGGCGTAGGCATCGCACACCTGCCGCGGGTGGCAGTGCGCGAGGACCTGGCGGCTGGGCGGTTGGTGGAGCTGTTGCCGGGTTGGCACCCACGCTGCGGCATCGTGCATGCGATCTTCCCGTCGCGGCGCGGGTTGCTGCCGTCGGTGCGAGCACTGATCGATCATCTGGCCGAGGAGTTCGCCATCAGCGACATGGCATGA
- the ycaC gene encoding isochorismate family cysteine hydrolase YcaC codes for MSKFTYNRLNKDDAAVLLVDHQAGLLSLVRDIEPDAFKNNVLALADLAKFFNLPTILTTSFEQGPNGPLVPELKALFPDAPYIARPGQINAWDNEDFVKAVKATGKKQLIIAGVVTEVCVAFPALSALEEEFDVFVVTDASGTFNALTRDAAHDRMSQAGAQLMTWFGVACELHRDWRNDIEGLAALCSNHIPDYRNLITSYNALTAGK; via the coding sequence ATGAGCAAATTCACCTACAACCGCCTGAACAAAGACGACGCCGCTGTCCTGCTGGTCGACCACCAGGCTGGTCTGCTGTCGCTGGTGCGTGACATCGAGCCGGACGCGTTCAAGAACAACGTGCTGGCGCTGGCCGACCTGGCCAAGTTTTTCAACCTGCCGACCATCCTCACCACCAGCTTCGAGCAAGGCCCCAACGGCCCACTGGTACCCGAGCTGAAAGCGCTGTTCCCGGACGCCCCGTACATCGCCCGCCCCGGCCAGATCAACGCCTGGGACAACGAAGACTTCGTCAAGGCAGTGAAGGCCACCGGCAAGAAGCAGCTGATCATCGCCGGTGTGGTGACCGAGGTCTGCGTAGCCTTCCCGGCGCTGTCGGCCCTGGAAGAAGAGTTCGACGTGTTCGTGGTGACCGACGCTTCCGGCACTTTCAACGCCCTGACCCGCGACGCTGCCCACGACCGCATGAGCCAGGCCGGTGCGCAGCTGATGACCTGGTTCGGCGTGGCCTGTGAACTGCACCGCGACTGGCGCAACGACATCGAAGGCCTGGCGGCGCTGTGCTCCAACCACATCCCGGACTACCGCAATCTGATTACCAGCTACAACGCGCTGACTGCGGGTAAGTAA